A genomic region of bacterium contains the following coding sequences:
- a CDS encoding efflux RND transporter permease subunit, with amino-acid sequence MTLSDVSIKNPVFAWMLMFGLILFGIVCFLRLGVSQMPDVDFPVVNVSVSLPNASPQIMESDVADPVEDAVLGVEGVQDVQTTCTEGSANISIQLDISRDVNVAVQDVQTAVFQVERHLPKNIYPPIIRKFNNNSSPIMWLAVSADPPLTLKDLMLYVRDQLKDRFTNVDGVANVFLGGFVDRQVNIWADINKLNARQLTADDLVNTIQKQHAEVPAGFMETPKTQYDIRSMGEAYSIKDFGDLPILQRGGAPNYAPTKLKDVAAIEDGLATISRISRFNGIPSCGMGIVMQDGYNAVQVGDAVKDRVAQILPNLPKGYHVALNFDTTTFIKDNVFELELTILLAALLTALVCYLFLGSWSSTLNVFLAIPTSLFGTFIVIYFFGFTLNTFTLLALSLSIGVVVDDAIMVLENIVRHQEKGENMVDAALKGAREVTFAAVATSVAIVAIFLPLVFMQGVIGKFMLQFGVTLSGAVMISLLEAVTLTPMRCSQFVHAADETRGFAGYVAHKFEKLSAFYSRALAWCLDRRWWVVLGALVFFAASMFMAKLVKKEQVPSTDQSAFLINYQLPVDYSIFHTDEVIKQCEAVLKDRKEIQNLYTAVGGFGGNAANSAIMFVTMKPQGNRPKADWSEKIPSTGPLSLLTNFFDRHFTTPHLTQQEFMAVVRKSLKKVSPDLQVFLIDLSKRGLSRGKGYDVEFTVTGPDWADLAKYSEEIKKRMKDSPLLADVNNNYLAGQPEIQIIPDRAKAALRGVDISDLGTVLGTLIGGYTFQSAYYHESGHQNNIFIRVPQDQRLNPSDLRKVYTRNNRGELVPILDVADMKQVDSLQQITRDNRQRAIYFQANHSTTATGQQALDEALKIAKSVLPPGYQTALTGTSQEGSNTGKQLMVAMVLGIIVAYMVLASQFNSFIHPFVILLALPFSITGAFGTLWLFNQSMNMYSLIGLFLLLGLVKKNSIMLVDFTNQARERGMAVKDALLYACPVRLRPILMTSFATVAGALPAALALGPGAELRQPMAVAIIGGILISTLLTLVVVPCAYSLFAGLESKRRHLAFTVDAEGNVATVPGKKTKARSR; translated from the coding sequence ATGACCCTTTCCGACGTCTCCATCAAGAATCCCGTCTTCGCCTGGATGCTCATGTTCGGGCTCATCCTCTTCGGGATCGTGTGCTTCCTCCGCCTGGGCGTCTCCCAGATGCCCGACGTGGACTTCCCCGTGGTCAACGTCTCCGTCTCGCTCCCCAACGCCTCGCCCCAGATCATGGAGTCCGACGTGGCGGACCCGGTCGAGGACGCGGTCCTGGGCGTGGAGGGCGTGCAGGACGTGCAGACCACCTGCACCGAGGGAAGCGCCAACATCTCCATCCAGTTGGACATCAGCCGGGACGTGAACGTGGCGGTCCAGGACGTGCAGACCGCCGTCTTCCAGGTGGAGCGCCACCTGCCCAAGAACATCTACCCCCCCATCATCCGCAAGTTCAACAACAACAGCTCCCCCATCATGTGGCTGGCGGTCTCCGCCGACCCGCCCCTGACCCTCAAGGACCTGATGCTCTACGTGCGCGACCAGTTGAAGGACCGCTTCACGAACGTCGACGGGGTGGCCAACGTCTTTTTGGGCGGTTTCGTGGACCGCCAGGTCAACATCTGGGCCGACATCAACAAGCTCAACGCCCGCCAATTGACGGCCGACGACCTGGTCAACACCATCCAGAAACAGCACGCCGAGGTGCCAGCCGGCTTCATGGAGACCCCCAAGACCCAGTACGACATCCGCTCCATGGGCGAGGCCTATTCCATCAAGGATTTCGGGGACCTGCCCATCCTCCAGCGCGGCGGGGCCCCCAACTACGCCCCCACCAAGCTCAAGGACGTGGCCGCCATCGAGGACGGCCTGGCCACCATCTCCCGCATCTCGCGCTTCAACGGCATCCCCTCCTGCGGCATGGGGATCGTGATGCAGGACGGCTACAACGCGGTCCAAGTGGGTGACGCGGTCAAGGACCGGGTGGCCCAGATCCTCCCCAACCTGCCCAAGGGCTACCACGTCGCCCTCAATTTCGACACCACCACCTTCATCAAGGACAACGTCTTCGAACTGGAGCTGACCATCCTCCTGGCGGCCCTCCTGACCGCCCTGGTCTGCTATCTCTTCCTGGGAAGCTGGTCCTCCACCCTCAATGTCTTTTTGGCCATCCCCACCTCCCTCTTCGGGACCTTCATCGTCATCTATTTCTTCGGCTTCACCCTGAACACCTTCACCCTGCTGGCCCTGTCCCTTTCCATCGGGGTGGTGGTGGACGACGCCATCATGGTGTTGGAGAACATCGTGCGCCACCAGGAGAAGGGCGAGAACATGGTGGACGCGGCCCTCAAGGGCGCCCGTGAGGTGACCTTCGCCGCCGTCGCCACCTCGGTGGCCATCGTGGCCATCTTCCTGCCCCTGGTCTTCATGCAGGGGGTCATCGGCAAATTCATGCTGCAGTTCGGGGTCACCCTCTCGGGCGCGGTGATGATCTCGCTCCTGGAGGCGGTCACCCTCACCCCCATGCGCTGCTCCCAGTTCGTGCACGCCGCCGACGAGACCCGCGGCTTCGCGGGTTACGTGGCCCACAAGTTCGAGAAGCTCTCCGCCTTCTATTCCCGCGCCCTGGCCTGGTGCCTGGATCGCCGCTGGTGGGTGGTCCTGGGGGCCCTGGTCTTCTTCGCGGCCTCCATGTTCATGGCCAAGCTGGTGAAAAAGGAACAGGTCCCCTCCACCGACCAGAGCGCCTTCCTGATCAACTATCAGCTCCCGGTCGATTACTCGATCTTCCACACCGACGAGGTCATCAAGCAATGCGAAGCCGTCCTCAAGGACCGCAAGGAGATCCAGAACCTTTACACGGCGGTCGGGGGTTTCGGCGGGAATGCGGCCAATTCGGCCATCATGTTCGTGACCATGAAACCCCAAGGGAATCGTCCCAAGGCCGATTGGTCCGAGAAGATCCCCTCCACCGGCCCCCTGTCCCTGCTGACCAATTTCTTCGACCGCCACTTCACCACCCCCCACCTGACCCAGCAGGAGTTCATGGCCGTCGTCCGCAAGTCCCTCAAGAAGGTCTCTCCCGACCTGCAGGTCTTCCTGATCGACCTTTCCAAGCGGGGCCTTTCCAGGGGGAAGGGTTACGACGTGGAATTCACGGTGACCGGCCCCGACTGGGCGGACCTGGCCAAGTATTCGGAGGAGATCAAGAAAAGGATGAAGGACAGCCCCCTGCTGGCCGACGTCAACAACAACTACCTGGCGGGGCAACCCGAGATCCAGATCATCCCCGACCGGGCCAAGGCGGCCCTGCGGGGCGTGGACATCTCCGACCTGGGAACGGTGCTCGGGACCCTCATCGGGGGCTATACCTTCCAGAGCGCCTATTACCACGAGTCCGGCCACCAGAACAACATCTTCATCCGCGTGCCCCAGGACCAGCGCCTGAACCCTTCGGACCTGCGCAAGGTCTATACCCGTAACAACCGTGGGGAACTGGTGCCCATCCTGGACGTGGCCGACATGAAACAGGTGGACTCCCTCCAGCAGATCACCCGCGACAACCGCCAGCGGGCCATCTATTTCCAGGCCAATCATTCCACGACCGCCACCGGCCAACAGGCCTTGGACGAGGCCCTGAAGATCGCCAAGTCCGTCCTTCCCCCGGGCTACCAGACGGCCCTGACGGGCACCTCGCAGGAAGGCTCCAACACGGGCAAACAGCTCATGGTCGCCATGGTCCTGGGGATCATCGTGGCCTACATGGTGCTGGCCAGCCAGTTCAACAGCTTCATCCATCCCTTCGTGATCCTCCTGGCCCTGCCCTTCTCCATCACCGGGGCCTTCGGGACCCTCTGGCTCTTCAACCAGTCCATGAACATGTACAGCTTGATCGGCCTTTTCCTCCTGTTGGGACTGGTGAAGAAGAACTCCATCATGCTGGTCGACTTCACCAACCAGGCCCGGGAACGGGGCATGGCGGTGAAGGACGCCCTCCTTTACGCCTGCCCGGTGCGCCTGCGGCCCATCCTCATGACCTCTTTCGCCACCGTGGCGGGGGCCTTGCCGGCGGCCCTGGCCTTGGGACCGGGCGCCGAGCTTCGCCAACCCATGGCGGTGGCCATCATCGGCGGCATCCTCATCTCCACCCTGCTCACCCTGGTGGTGGTCCCCTGCGCCTACAGTCTTTTCGCCGGGCTGGAGTCGAAGAGGCGGCATTTGGCCTTCACCGTCGACGCCGAGGGCAACGTGGCCACGGTCCCCGGGAAAAAAACGAAGGCCCGCTCCCGCTGA
- the pth gene encoding aminoacyl-tRNA hydrolase, whose protein sequence is MSVKLAPSLQEREEQMASEIWLVVGLGNPGENYRHTRHNVGFRAVETLGKKRGVAYREKDEAIFGSYSLEGREVVLFFPQTFMNESGRAVGPYARYRNIPADHILVVSDDLDLSPGRIRLRPSGGSGGHHGLDSLIAHLGGNGFPRLRIGVGKPPSAGEGAHHVLSGFPPGEKEKVEEAVARAAEGIETFILKGPEAAMNDLNRDPSGPEADPPVS, encoded by the coding sequence TTGTCGGTTAAACTAGCCCCGTCGCTCCAGGAACGAGAGGAACAGATGGCCAGCGAGATCTGGTTGGTCGTGGGATTGGGGAACCCCGGCGAGAACTACCGCCACACCCGCCACAACGTGGGCTTCCGGGCGGTGGAGACCCTGGGCAAGAAGCGGGGCGTCGCCTATCGCGAGAAGGACGAGGCCATCTTCGGATCCTATTCCCTGGAGGGGCGCGAGGTCGTCCTTTTTTTCCCCCAGACCTTCATGAACGAATCGGGCCGGGCGGTCGGGCCTTACGCCCGCTACCGCAATATCCCGGCCGACCACATCCTGGTGGTGTCCGACGACCTGGACCTTTCCCCCGGCCGTATCCGGCTGAGGCCTTCGGGCGGTTCCGGCGGACATCACGGACTGGATTCCCTCATCGCCCACTTGGGAGGGAACGGTTTCCCCCGTCTTCGCATCGGGGTGGGGAAACCTCCATCCGCGGGGGAAGGCGCCCATCATGTGCTTTCGGGGTTCCCACCGGGGGAGAAGGAAAAGGTCGAGGAAGCGGTGGCGCGGGCGGCCGAGGGGATCGAGACCTTCATCCTGAAGGGGCCCGAGGCCGCCATGAACGATCTGAACCGGGACCCATCCGGCCCCGAGGCGGACCCGCCGGTCAGTTGA
- a CDS encoding 50S ribosomal protein L25, whose product MKAKVRDIRGSADCRRLRAKGFVPAEVYGHKEPNLTIEVNEKELSKILTSNRGENIFFQLEVEGAQGGSQLAILKEVQNHKLKNLIIHADFLKVKMDEKIRIRIPVRILNGETCEGVKAGGVLQLFLRSVEVQCLPAQIPEAVTVDALHLAIGSSVHVSDLKLAEGVKAITSGDSVVLSVAQQMAEEVKAATPDAAAAAAAPGAAPAAGAEPEVLTAKKKEEGAAAAPDAKGGEKKAAEKK is encoded by the coding sequence TTGAAAGCCAAAGTCCGCGACATCCGTGGCAGCGCCGATTGCCGCCGCCTGCGCGCGAAGGGGTTCGTCCCGGCCGAGGTCTATGGCCACAAGGAACCCAACCTGACCATCGAGGTCAATGAGAAGGAACTCTCGAAGATCCTCACCAGCAACCGGGGCGAGAACATCTTCTTCCAATTGGAAGTGGAGGGTGCCCAGGGCGGCTCCCAACTGGCCATCCTGAAGGAAGTCCAGAACCACAAGCTCAAGAACCTCATCATCCACGCCGATTTCCTGAAGGTGAAGATGGACGAGAAGATCCGCATCCGGATCCCGGTCCGGATCCTCAACGGCGAGACCTGCGAAGGCGTGAAGGCCGGGGGTGTGCTGCAGTTGTTCCTGCGCTCCGTCGAGGTACAGTGCCTGCCCGCCCAGATCCCCGAGGCCGTCACCGTGGACGCGCTCCACTTGGCGATCGGAAGCTCGGTCCACGTCAGCGACCTGAAGCTGGCCGAGGGCGTCAAGGCCATCACCTCCGGTGATAGCGTGGTCCTGTCCGTGGCCCAGCAGATGGCCGAAGAGGTCAAGGCCGCCACACCGGACGCCGCGGCCGCTGCCGCCGCGCCGGGCGCCGCCCCCGCCGCGGGCGCCGAGCCGGAAGTCCTCACCGCCAAGAAGAAGGAAGAAGGGGCCGCCGCGGCCCCCGACGCCAAGGGTGGGGAGAAGAAGGCCGCCGAGAAGAAGTAA
- a CDS encoding ribose-phosphate pyrophosphokinase, translating to MSPKLKNNDAMKIFCGTANVPLAREIAKSIKMPLGEIMVGRFSEGEIRIKIKEDVRGRDVFLIQPTCPPVNDNVMELLIILDAFRRASARRITAVLPYYGYARQDRKDQPRVPITAKLMANLITRAGADRVLTMDLHAQQIQGFFDIPVDHLYASPIIANYVRRKKLKNLIVVSPDVGGIKMARAYAKKLGTDLAIVDKRRSGPTEVEAMNLIGEVKGKNVLIPDDMIATGGSLVEAVNALVKFGAKDIYACCSHGVLSGKAVENLQKSVLKELVITDTIPLPPEKRAPKITVLSVAPLLGEAIMRIHNEASISSLFDDL from the coding sequence ATGAGCCCCAAGTTGAAGAACAATGACGCCATGAAGATCTTCTGCGGGACGGCCAACGTGCCCCTGGCCCGGGAAATCGCCAAGAGCATCAAGATGCCCCTGGGCGAGATCATGGTCGGCCGCTTCTCCGAGGGGGAGATCCGCATCAAGATCAAGGAGGACGTGCGCGGGAGGGACGTGTTCCTCATCCAGCCCACCTGCCCCCCGGTCAACGACAACGTGATGGAGCTGCTCATCATCCTGGACGCCTTCCGGCGCGCCTCCGCCCGCCGCATCACCGCCGTGCTCCCCTACTATGGCTACGCCAGGCAGGACCGCAAGGACCAGCCCCGGGTGCCCATCACCGCCAAGCTCATGGCCAACCTCATCACGCGCGCCGGGGCCGACCGGGTCCTGACCATGGACCTGCACGCCCAGCAGATCCAGGGTTTCTTCGACATCCCGGTGGACCATCTCTACGCCTCGCCCATCATCGCCAACTATGTCCGCCGCAAGAAGCTCAAGAACCTGATCGTGGTCTCGCCCGACGTGGGCGGCATCAAGATGGCCCGGGCCTACGCCAAGAAGCTGGGGACCGACCTGGCCATCGTGGACAAACGCCGCTCCGGCCCGACCGAAGTGGAGGCCATGAACCTCATCGGGGAGGTGAAGGGCAAGAACGTGCTCATCCCCGACGATATGATCGCCACCGGGGGCTCCCTGGTGGAGGCGGTGAACGCCCTGGTCAAGTTCGGGGCCAAGGACATCTACGCCTGCTGTTCCCACGGGGTCTTGTCGGGAAAGGCCGTGGAAAACCTCCAAAAATCCGTCTTGAAAGAGCTGGTCATTACGGATACCATTCCCCTCCCCCCGGAAAAGCGGGCGCCCAAGATCACGGTCTTGTCGGTGGCCCCCTTGCTGGGCGAGGCGATCATGAGGATCCACAACGAAGCTTCCATCAGTTCCTTGTTCGACGACCTCTGA
- the glmU gene encoding bifunctional UDP-N-acetylglucosamine diphosphorylase/glucosamine-1-phosphate N-acetyltransferase GlmU, with amino-acid sequence MKLDRWRVPLPTPTIAILLAAGDSTRMGSKTPKVLHPIAGQPMIEYALGNAESLLPERIFVVVGDAKSPVAAAVEKRAVPVIQKDRKGTAHAVAQVLPKLKGFKGNILVHYADACLVRPQTVQALRQFHLLQRSSATLLTARVEDPFGYGRIVRGTDGEVERIVEEKDATQFEKHLNEINGGVYFFSAPALAEALAGIGSPKGPKELYLPDAIPLILSKGGKVHALMVPDRSEVLGINNRQQLAQAHRLWNLRRVEHHQREGVTFLDPGSVEIGPKVAIGRDSLIEGNVQLLGATEIGEDCKIEAGSVIHGSRLGDGVVVRHSRVTDSDLGDGCDAGPFAHVRGGSVLDKYVHVGTNAEIKNSKLGAGTKCGHFSYVGDAQLGKNVNVGAGCVFANFDGKKKHGSSVGDGAFLGSNSTLVAPVKVGAKAVIGAGAVVTRDVRAGTTVVGVPARPKGRK; translated from the coding sequence TTGAAACTAGACCGTTGGAGGGTCCCCTTGCCTACGCCCACGATCGCCATCCTTCTGGCCGCCGGAGACAGCACCCGGATGGGGTCCAAGACCCCCAAGGTCCTGCATCCCATCGCGGGTCAGCCCATGATCGAATATGCCCTTGGGAACGCCGAGTCCCTCCTGCCCGAGCGGATCTTCGTGGTGGTGGGCGACGCCAAAAGCCCCGTGGCGGCGGCGGTGGAAAAAAGGGCCGTTCCCGTCATCCAAAAGGACCGCAAGGGGACCGCCCACGCGGTGGCCCAGGTGCTCCCCAAACTGAAGGGCTTCAAGGGGAACATCCTCGTCCATTACGCCGACGCCTGCCTGGTGCGTCCCCAGACCGTCCAGGCCCTGCGCCAGTTCCACCTGCTCCAACGCTCTTCCGCCACCCTTTTGACCGCGCGGGTGGAGGACCCCTTCGGTTATGGCCGCATCGTGCGCGGGACGGATGGGGAAGTGGAGCGCATCGTGGAGGAGAAGGACGCCACTCAGTTCGAGAAACATCTCAATGAGATCAACGGCGGTGTCTATTTCTTCTCCGCTCCCGCCCTGGCGGAGGCCTTGGCCGGGATCGGATCGCCGAAGGGCCCCAAGGAACTCTACCTGCCCGACGCCATCCCCCTCATCCTTTCGAAGGGCGGCAAGGTCCACGCCCTGATGGTCCCGGACCGATCCGAGGTGCTGGGCATCAACAACCGCCAGCAGTTGGCCCAGGCCCACCGGCTCTGGAACCTGCGCCGGGTGGAGCACCACCAGCGCGAAGGGGTGACCTTCCTGGACCCCGGATCGGTGGAGATCGGCCCCAAGGTGGCCATCGGCCGGGACAGCCTCATCGAGGGGAATGTCCAGCTCCTGGGCGCCACCGAGATCGGGGAGGATTGCAAGATCGAGGCGGGAAGCGTGATCCACGGCTCGCGCCTGGGGGACGGGGTGGTCGTGCGCCATTCCCGGGTGACGGATAGCGACCTGGGGGATGGTTGCGACGCCGGGCCCTTCGCCCATGTGCGGGGCGGGTCGGTCTTGGACAAGTACGTGCACGTGGGGACCAACGCCGAGATCAAGAACTCCAAGCTCGGCGCCGGCACCAAATGCGGGCATTTCTCCTACGTGGGGGACGCCCAACTGGGCAAGAACGTGAACGTGGGCGCGGGATGCGTCTTCGCCAACTTCGACGGCAAGAAGAAGCACGGGAGTTCGGTCGGCGACGGCGCCTTCCTGGGAAGCAACTCGACCCTGGTGGCCCCCGTCAAGGTCGGCGCCAAGGCCGTGATCGGCGCGGGCGCCGTGGTGACCCGGGACGTCCGGGCGGGCACGACGGTCGTCGGGGTTCCCGCTAGACCCAAAGGAAGGAAATAG